A single window of Sphingobium sp. SCG-1 DNA harbors:
- a CDS encoding ubiquinol-cytochrome C chaperone family protein: MSVLDRLFPSFFNRTDPRAEMTPLYAAIVAKGREPHWYAKGNVPDTLDGRFDMIAAVLCAVLLRLEGDDAARQQSVWLTELFINDMDGQLRQIGIGDMIVGKHIGKMMSALGGRLSAYRDGLKASGDLDGALVRNLYRGASPSPAALAHVKDALQRFWISLGDASAIDILAGRMPR, translated from the coding sequence ATGTCCGTCCTTGACCGCCTGTTCCCCTCCTTCTTCAACCGCACCGATCCCCGTGCGGAGATGACCCCGCTCTACGCCGCGATCGTCGCAAAGGGTCGGGAGCCGCATTGGTATGCGAAAGGGAATGTACCCGATACGCTGGACGGGCGTTTCGACATGATCGCCGCAGTTCTTTGCGCGGTGCTGCTGCGGCTGGAGGGCGACGATGCGGCGCGGCAACAAAGCGTTTGGCTGACCGAACTCTTCATCAACGACATGGATGGACAACTGCGGCAGATCGGCATCGGCGATATGATCGTGGGCAAGCATATCGGCAAGATGATGAGCGCCTTGGGCGGACGGTTGAGCGCGTATCGCGACGGGCTGAAGGCGAGCGGCGATTTAGACGGTGCGCTGGTGCGCAACCTCTATCGAGGCGCTTCACCCTCCCCCGCTGCACTGGCGCATGTGAAAGATGCGCTTCAGCGATTCTGGATATCGTTGGGTGACGCCTCCGCCATCGACATTCTTGCCGGCCGGATGCCGCGATGA
- a CDS encoding YceD family protein yields MTTPAPEFSRVLRLDQAVSNAAGAHIAAIAEECAALAKRFGFASIDRLDADYTLTEENGSPVARGQLRAALAQHCVATFEPVAETVDVPFAIRFEQEGDVSQDEEFELSEEECDVQFYEGGAIDIGEAVAQTLALSVEPYPRAPNADNWLRERGVLTEDQAGPFAALAALTAKKDKQSR; encoded by the coding sequence ATGACGACGCCCGCTCCCGAATTTTCGCGAGTCCTTCGGCTGGATCAGGCCGTCAGCAACGCAGCGGGCGCGCATATCGCCGCCATTGCCGAAGAATGCGCAGCGCTCGCAAAGCGTTTCGGTTTCGCTTCGATCGATCGGCTGGACGCCGACTATACCTTGACCGAAGAGAATGGCAGCCCTGTGGCCCGGGGCCAGCTTCGCGCGGCATTGGCGCAACACTGCGTAGCGACGTTCGAACCGGTGGCAGAGACTGTCGACGTGCCCTTCGCGATTCGGTTCGAGCAGGAAGGCGATGTGTCGCAGGACGAGGAGTTCGAGCTTTCCGAAGAGGAATGCGACGTTCAATTCTACGAAGGCGGCGCGATCGACATTGGAGAGGCCGTGGCGCAAACGTTGGCCTTGTCGGTAGAACCCTACCCCCGTGCGCCGAACGCTGATAACTGGTTGCGCGAACGCGGCGTACTGACTGAGGATCAGGCCGGGCCGTTCGCAGCTTTGGCAGCATTGACCGCGAAGAAGGACAAGCAGAGTCGCTGA
- a CDS encoding AraC family transcriptional regulator, producing the protein MEKIAELAQVIDRHIAKSGISPTAMPRLSLIRAAQPSIPTPAVYEASLCLIAQGSKRVSLGEHSVVYDASRYLLVSVDLPLVGHILEASAQTPYLCCKIDLDQAALAELIAAQGGGVPHGDRPVLAVYPSDPDLIDAACRLVKLLDRQESIATLAPLIEREILYRLLTGPHGAVLRHIATAGSHLNQVTRAIAAIRKRYDTQLRIEDVAAEAGMSASSLHAHFKAVTRMTPLDYQKQLRLQEARRLMLTDGASAGSAGFAVGYESPSQFSREYRRLFGAPPRQDIERMQAAPVTRIAL; encoded by the coding sequence ATGGAAAAGATCGCCGAACTTGCGCAGGTCATTGACCGTCACATTGCAAAATCGGGCATTTCGCCTACAGCGATGCCCCGTTTGTCACTGATCCGCGCCGCCCAGCCCAGCATACCGACGCCTGCCGTTTATGAGGCATCACTTTGCCTGATCGCCCAGGGATCGAAGCGGGTTTCGCTTGGAGAGCACAGCGTCGTCTATGATGCCTCTCGCTATCTGCTCGTCTCGGTAGACCTGCCGCTCGTTGGCCATATCCTCGAAGCGAGCGCACAAACGCCGTACCTGTGCTGCAAGATCGATCTCGACCAAGCTGCGCTTGCCGAGCTGATCGCCGCACAGGGCGGCGGCGTGCCACATGGTGACCGTCCGGTTCTTGCAGTCTATCCCAGCGATCCCGATTTAATCGACGCCGCGTGCCGTCTGGTCAAGCTGCTGGATCGGCAGGAGAGCATCGCCACGCTTGCGCCCCTTATCGAACGGGAAATCCTGTACCGCCTGCTAACCGGCCCACATGGCGCGGTGCTGCGGCACATCGCGACGGCAGGCAGCCACCTGAACCAGGTAACACGCGCCATCGCCGCGATCCGCAAGCGCTACGACACTCAGCTTCGCATCGAAGATGTTGCCGCCGAGGCCGGCATGAGCGCATCGTCGCTTCACGCCCATTTCAAGGCCGTGACGCGGATGACACCTCTGGACTATCAGAAGCAGCTTCGTCTGCAGGAGGCGAGGCGGCTGATGCTGACGGACGGCGCCAGTGCAGGATCGGCCGGCTTCGCAGTGGGATATGAAAGCCCTTCGCAGTTCAGCCGTGAGTATCGTCGGCTATTCGGTGCCCCGCCACGCCAGGATATTGAGCGCATGCAAGCCGCGCCGGTTACCAGGATCGCGCTCTGA
- a CDS encoding SDR family oxidoreductase, translating into MTGFANKVVLITGASSGIGEATVRELAAAGMQLFIGARRADRLEALADELGEHVAGRKLDVTDPIDFDAFVDAAEARFGRVDVLVNNAGLMPLSPLAALKRDEWKRMIDVNIHGVLNGIAAVLPRFITQKNGHIVNVASVAAHIVLPTAAVYCGTKYAVRAITEGLRQEHDDIRSTLISPGVTATELGNDITDTATAAALTEWRQKSLTPDAIARAIRFALEQPDGVDINEVIVRPTAANM; encoded by the coding sequence ATGACGGGATTTGCAAATAAGGTTGTGCTCATCACCGGCGCCTCAAGCGGTATCGGCGAAGCCACGGTGCGCGAATTGGCAGCGGCGGGCATGCAACTGTTCATAGGCGCGCGCCGCGCCGACCGGTTGGAGGCGCTGGCGGACGAGCTGGGCGAGCACGTCGCAGGGCGCAAGCTGGACGTGACCGACCCGATTGACTTTGACGCCTTTGTCGATGCGGCGGAAGCACGGTTCGGGCGGGTCGACGTGCTGGTGAACAATGCGGGCCTGATGCCGCTATCGCCGCTGGCAGCACTCAAGCGCGATGAATGGAAACGGATGATCGACGTGAACATTCACGGCGTCCTCAACGGCATCGCTGCAGTGTTGCCGCGCTTCATCACCCAGAAGAACGGGCATATCGTCAACGTCGCCTCGGTGGCTGCGCACATCGTGCTGCCGACCGCAGCGGTCTATTGCGGCACCAAATATGCCGTCCGCGCGATCACAGAAGGGTTGCGGCAGGAGCATGACGACATCCGCTCCACACTCATTTCGCCTGGCGTGACGGCAACCGAACTGGGCAACGACATCACCGATACCGCGACGGCCGCAGCGCTGACGGAGTGGCGGCAGAAGTCTCTCACGCCGGACGCCATTGCCCGGGCGATCCGCTTTGCGCTTGAGCAGCCCGACGGCGTCGATATCAACGAAGTGATCGTGCGACCCACCGCAGCCAATATGTGA
- a CDS encoding TonB-dependent receptor — protein MIRFTSSFLALSSALLTAGPAFAQSPDADANSIAADGASSIIVTAKTTRSATALPQSEMQKILPGVSPLKAIQTLPGVLYITADPWGYNEQNAQIFIHGFAGNQLGYTMDGIPLGDQSYGNYNGLSPQRAVISENVGRVVVSTGAGDLATASNSNLGGTVETYSSDPLDTLGIQAAQTVGSYSTSRTYVRIDSGKFGPGDANSAYISAARQRARAWDFNGKQGGWQANAKFVHDSDIGKITLFFDYNDMTQPNEDATVFFKPSAGGTATPVQLYTPYTKPFFYPDFDAYRTSYLSGAGNSPTAEGSNYRNYYSDAQRTDYLGYLRYDARISDNINWSTTGYYHHNDGAGVVAGPLGQSITTAQAYLDPAYATLPANCRFTANNNGIRPAACTALTSAQATAAGAALVAATGGSGLITRTTEYRIDRGGVISALSIDIGTHKIELGGWFEHNSTTQWRRWYGVDVANPQSSTPYIRPLDVADPLFTQYQGEAKINNLQLHIQDTWQVTQKLLVQAGFKTSAQWADGRYPVQPRVGSLGGTTALPEGKINTKRWFLPAIGATYDFNGHEQVYFNVQKNLRQYQAYLAGGGGPWFTGSQAAFDAFADEGKPESSWTYEAGLRTRRTFGGGIGFDAQVNYYHVEFKNRLLAIPTNPGGIAGSGITGGTSTLVNVGDVKTDGVDAAFTLRVGQTFSLYNAISYNLSKYQNDYTSTALGIGAASDTCIGGYLVVGGIVPTCGKQLPGTPKWMNKTVATLSVDPFEVQLIGDYVGRRFSTFTNDASVKSYFLTSLRVAGRVPDGVLPLRKVELALNVTNLTDKKGISTLSIGSATNSYSAYPIAPRQWFLTLSAAY, from the coding sequence TTGATCCGTTTCACTTCAAGCTTTCTCGCGCTGTCCAGCGCGCTCCTGACCGCCGGTCCTGCTTTCGCACAATCTCCCGATGCTGACGCGAATAGCATCGCCGCCGATGGTGCCTCGTCGATCATTGTTACCGCAAAGACGACACGCTCTGCGACAGCGCTTCCCCAGAGCGAAATGCAGAAAATCCTGCCCGGTGTCTCGCCGCTGAAGGCGATCCAGACTCTTCCCGGCGTGCTGTATATCACCGCCGACCCATGGGGCTATAATGAGCAGAACGCCCAGATCTTCATCCATGGCTTTGCCGGTAACCAACTCGGCTACACAATGGACGGCATCCCGCTAGGCGACCAGAGCTATGGCAATTATAATGGCCTCTCCCCGCAGCGCGCAGTGATTTCGGAGAATGTCGGACGCGTAGTGGTTTCGACCGGCGCAGGTGATCTTGCGACTGCATCGAACAGCAATCTGGGCGGAACGGTCGAGACCTACTCGTCAGATCCGCTGGACACGCTAGGTATACAGGCGGCACAGACAGTCGGCAGCTACAGCACGTCGCGCACCTATGTCCGCATCGACAGCGGCAAATTCGGTCCCGGCGATGCAAATTCCGCCTATATCTCCGCCGCACGCCAGCGTGCCCGCGCCTGGGATTTCAACGGCAAACAGGGCGGTTGGCAGGCGAATGCCAAGTTCGTGCACGATAGTGACATTGGCAAGATCACGCTGTTCTTCGACTATAATGACATGACGCAGCCGAATGAGGACGCTACCGTCTTCTTCAAGCCGTCTGCGGGCGGCACCGCCACACCGGTGCAGCTTTACACGCCCTATACCAAGCCCTTCTTCTACCCGGATTTTGATGCCTACCGGACATCCTATCTGAGCGGGGCGGGCAATTCGCCCACAGCCGAAGGCAGCAATTACCGCAACTATTATTCAGACGCGCAGCGCACCGATTACCTCGGCTATCTCCGCTATGATGCGCGTATATCGGACAACATCAACTGGTCGACGACTGGCTATTATCATCATAATGACGGAGCGGGCGTCGTCGCCGGCCCGCTTGGCCAGTCGATCACTACCGCGCAGGCCTATCTCGATCCCGCTTATGCCACCCTGCCGGCCAATTGCCGCTTCACTGCCAACAATAATGGCATCAGGCCCGCAGCCTGCACCGCGCTGACTTCCGCGCAGGCGACTGCGGCCGGTGCAGCACTGGTGGCCGCGACCGGCGGATCGGGGCTGATCACCCGCACGACTGAATACCGCATCGATCGCGGTGGCGTAATCTCGGCACTGAGCATAGATATTGGAACGCACAAGATCGAGCTTGGCGGATGGTTCGAGCATAACAGCACGACGCAGTGGCGGCGCTGGTATGGCGTCGACGTCGCCAATCCGCAGTCGAGCACACCCTATATCCGGCCGCTCGACGTCGCCGACCCGCTGTTCACCCAATATCAGGGTGAAGCGAAGATCAACAATCTACAGCTTCACATTCAGGACACTTGGCAAGTGACGCAGAAGTTGCTTGTCCAGGCAGGTTTCAAGACGAGCGCCCAGTGGGCGGACGGTCGCTATCCTGTGCAGCCTCGCGTCGGATCGCTCGGCGGAACGACGGCGCTGCCGGAAGGGAAGATCAACACAAAGCGCTGGTTCCTGCCGGCGATCGGCGCGACTTACGACTTCAACGGCCATGAGCAGGTCTATTTCAACGTCCAGAAAAATCTGCGGCAGTATCAGGCTTATCTGGCGGGCGGCGGCGGCCCCTGGTTCACGGGGAGTCAGGCGGCGTTCGACGCGTTTGCCGACGAAGGCAAGCCGGAGAGCAGCTGGACCTATGAAGCCGGCCTGCGCACCCGCCGCACCTTCGGCGGCGGCATCGGCTTCGACGCGCAAGTCAACTATTATCATGTCGAGTTCAAGAACCGCCTGCTCGCCATCCCGACGAACCCGGGCGGCATCGCTGGCAGCGGCATCACCGGTGGCACCTCGACGCTGGTCAATGTCGGCGACGTCAAGACCGATGGCGTCGATGCGGCATTCACTCTTCGCGTGGGGCAGACCTTCTCGCTCTATAATGCGATCTCCTACAACCTTTCGAAATATCAGAACGACTACACGTCCACCGCTCTTGGTATCGGCGCGGCGAGCGACACCTGTATCGGCGGCTATCTCGTTGTCGGTGGTATCGTGCCCACTTGTGGCAAGCAGTTGCCAGGTACGCCCAAATGGATGAACAAGACGGTCGCCACCTTGTCGGTCGATCCGTTCGAGGTTCAGCTAATCGGTGACTATGTCGGTCGACGCTTCAGCACCTTCACCAACGATGCCAGCGTGAAGTCCTATTTCCTGACTTCGCTGCGGGTTGCTGGACGTGTGCCAGACGGCGTGCTGCCTTTGCGCAAGGTGGAACTGGCGCTCAACGTGACGAACCTGACGGACAAAAAGGGCATTTCCACCCTCTCGATCGGATCGGCGACCAACAGCTATTCGGCATATCCAATTGCACCGCGCCAATGGTTCCTGACGCTGTCAGCCGCATATTAA
- the ppk2 gene encoding polyphosphate kinase 2, which yields MDAPVFPQPAFDMDRIKQEIADSFDEELEMEIDESRLEDVLADLSDHPEREQLERRTYFRELFRLQHELVRLQDWVQHKGLKVVVLFEGRDSAGKGGAIKRITQRLNPRVRRVAALPAPNERERTQWYFQRYAQHLPAAGEIVLFDRSWYNRAGVERVMGFCSEDDVEEFFRSVPEFERMLVRSGIILIKYWFSITDDEQQFRFNMRIHDPLKQWKLSPMDVESRRRWEDYTRAKEAMLDRTHIPEAP from the coding sequence ATGGATGCGCCCGTCTTTCCTCAGCCCGCTTTCGACATGGACCGGATCAAGCAGGAGATCGCCGACAGCTTCGATGAAGAGTTGGAGATGGAGATCGACGAAAGCCGGTTGGAAGACGTGCTGGCCGACCTCAGCGATCATCCCGAGCGCGAGCAACTGGAGCGCCGCACCTACTTCCGTGAGCTGTTCCGCTTGCAGCATGAGCTGGTGCGATTGCAAGATTGGGTACAGCATAAGGGGCTGAAGGTCGTGGTGCTGTTCGAGGGCCGCGATTCCGCTGGCAAGGGCGGCGCCATCAAGCGCATCACGCAGCGGCTTAACCCCCGCGTTCGCCGCGTCGCGGCGCTACCCGCGCCTAACGAGCGCGAGCGGACGCAATGGTATTTCCAGCGTTACGCACAGCACTTGCCCGCCGCGGGTGAAATCGTGCTGTTCGACCGAAGCTGGTACAATCGCGCGGGCGTGGAACGTGTGATGGGCTTCTGTTCGGAGGATGATGTCGAGGAGTTCTTCCGGTCCGTGCCGGAATTCGAGCGTATGCTGGTCCGCTCGGGCATCATCCTCATCAAATACTGGTTCTCGATCACCGATGATGAGCAGCAATTCCGCTTCAACATGCGCATCCACGACCCGCTCAAGCAGTGGAAGCTGTCGCCGATGGACGTCGAATCGCGCCGCCGTTGGGAGGATTACACACGCGCCAAGGAAGCGATGCTGGACCGCACGCACATTCCCGAAGCGCCGTGA
- a CDS encoding transporter yields the protein MPLTGMGPGLIWGLDFTAEGAQPVQHCDSALAGQFRWLHLNLADHGTRRWIETADILPVAVRELLLSTDTHQRALVDGGAVGCVLHDFERDFDVADTARVGALRIALTATLMLTTRLHPLRSADIARHRLEREAAGIGPAQALELLVGAISENVADISRTLGADVQRAEDAFLEGHHPPAARDLIGIRRRSAQLHRLLMGMRGVLQRLEQDEDLPEPLLPVVEKLAQRLQSIDADILGVQGELRLLRDELDTQEAQRTNQNLYILSIVTALMLPATLVTGIFGMNTGGLPFADGPWGTLHATILAVAAAGATYLLLRWMGFMRR from the coding sequence ATGCCCCTTACAGGCATGGGGCCGGGGCTCATCTGGGGCCTCGACTTCACTGCCGAAGGTGCGCAGCCGGTCCAGCATTGCGATAGCGCGCTCGCCGGGCAGTTCCGCTGGCTGCACCTTAATCTCGCCGATCATGGCACGCGGCGCTGGATTGAGACTGCCGACATACTGCCGGTGGCGGTGCGTGAGTTGTTGCTTTCGACCGATACGCATCAGCGCGCGCTGGTCGATGGCGGTGCGGTTGGCTGCGTACTGCACGACTTCGAGCGTGATTTCGATGTTGCGGACACCGCGCGCGTCGGTGCGCTGAGGATTGCGCTCACGGCAACGCTGATGCTCACCACGCGTCTGCATCCCCTGCGCTCGGCAGATATCGCGCGGCACCGGCTGGAGCGCGAGGCGGCGGGTATCGGCCCAGCACAGGCGCTCGAACTGCTGGTCGGCGCGATTAGCGAAAATGTGGCGGATATCAGCCGCACGCTGGGCGCCGACGTACAGCGTGCCGAAGACGCCTTCTTGGAAGGACACCATCCACCCGCAGCGCGCGATCTGATCGGGATCAGGCGGCGGTCCGCGCAACTTCACAGACTGCTCATGGGGATGCGCGGCGTGCTGCAACGACTGGAACAGGACGAAGACCTGCCCGAGCCATTGCTGCCGGTGGTGGAGAAACTGGCGCAGCGGCTGCAATCAATCGATGCCGACATATTGGGCGTGCAGGGCGAGCTGCGCCTCCTGCGCGACGAACTCGATACGCAGGAGGCGCAACGCACCAATCAGAACCTCTACATCCTGTCGATCGTCACTGCGCTGATGCTACCTGCAACACTGGTCACGGGCATCTTCGGGATGAATACCGGCGGCCTGCCTTTCGCGGATGGGCCGTGGGGGACTTTGCACGCCACGATCCTGGCCGTGGCCGCCGCTGGCGCGACCTACCTCCTTTTGCGCTGGATGGGCTTCATGCGGCGATAG
- a CDS encoding TonB-dependent receptor, whose product MKSATRGTIALMACGIWYTSLLAPKAIAQEAHPQDAAPSESEEMSGESIVVTGQREAQRAARAVKREAFVVSDVISSDDIGKLPDHNTAAALRRIPGVSVQEDQGEPRFPVLRGLSSTYNRTTVDGAIVSGVDESGRTVPLDIVPSVMAGRIEVIKTVTPENDANAIGGIINIETRSAFDAKRDFFFNGIASYGIYEQHGDVRNKKPSMRFAFASGRRFGGDDEWGVVIGGSFEQLDYDIPQIEVATPSVREYTAAGAPVNSGDPRGNGIQVPTQLRLFWYNNTKQRAGANAKIEYRGDTFSFGASGIFARTEDDEERIEFRTEPLTSGAFGTVRNQTATSGSFTGGRNIIQLNQPITKRRIIIGRTEVEWKPTEQLTIDGDAIYSQGRLRVPNDSIEFRTRDAQAGNYAFGYDTSKFYPVFTPLNPLANRDPANFFLQQQRSQELRTLEKSGQFRLNAAWSNGDALKLKAGGVYRTTQRTFSNRQTDYTAGTGFTYALDAIDVPGPDKLIRDQYALTPRIGVHEYQNFFDTNQGRFVTTVRPDSGAYQVEEDVYAGYLQGSVKFGDLTLLGGLRYEHTKIGSTGIRTQGSTLHPVETGGSYSNWLPGVHLRWDVNPDFVVRAAWTNTIGRPDYGSIAASQNLTFDGSQARLARGNPGLKPRKSEGFDLSFEAYPTDGLVSIAAFSKSIKDEIFSLTGVETLDIGRGAEQVIVTTPQNAETARIRGIELSAQQALTFLPGALSGFGVSGNVTLIDSKFTFLTSIGPRRTGLFLQPDVTANASIYYQRGKFEGRVSYNYIGGFLETINDTIPDADQYWKGRTTFDANISYRITPELMLYAEGQNLSDAGRREVVGPNQDYLQESAEYGRTFFFGATVSF is encoded by the coding sequence ATGAAGTCAGCAACTCGCGGCACAATCGCTCTTATGGCGTGCGGCATATGGTATACGTCATTGCTTGCGCCGAAAGCGATAGCGCAGGAAGCACATCCCCAGGATGCCGCGCCGAGTGAAAGCGAGGAGATGTCTGGCGAGAGCATCGTCGTCACCGGCCAGCGTGAGGCGCAGCGCGCCGCCCGCGCGGTAAAGCGCGAGGCGTTCGTGGTCTCCGACGTGATCTCGTCTGATGATATTGGCAAGTTGCCCGATCACAACACTGCCGCAGCGCTGCGGCGCATTCCAGGTGTCTCGGTGCAGGAAGACCAAGGCGAGCCGCGCTTCCCCGTGCTCCGCGGCCTGTCTTCCACCTACAATCGTACGACGGTCGACGGTGCCATCGTCTCGGGTGTGGACGAGAGCGGACGCACGGTGCCGCTCGACATCGTCCCATCAGTTATGGCGGGCCGCATCGAAGTGATCAAGACGGTGACGCCCGAGAACGATGCCAACGCAATCGGCGGGATCATCAACATCGAGACCCGCTCCGCCTTCGATGCAAAACGGGACTTCTTCTTCAACGGTATCGCTTCCTACGGCATCTATGAGCAGCACGGCGACGTGCGCAACAAGAAGCCTTCGATGCGCTTCGCCTTCGCGAGCGGCCGCCGCTTTGGCGGGGATGACGAATGGGGCGTGGTGATCGGCGGGAGCTTCGAGCAACTCGACTACGACATTCCGCAGATCGAGGTCGCCACCCCATCGGTGCGTGAATACACCGCTGCGGGGGCACCGGTAAACTCGGGCGATCCGCGCGGAAACGGGATCCAGGTCCCGACGCAATTGCGCCTGTTCTGGTACAACAACACTAAACAGCGTGCTGGCGCCAACGCCAAAATCGAGTATCGAGGCGACACCTTTAGCTTTGGAGCGAGCGGCATCTTCGCCCGGACCGAGGATGACGAGGAGCGTATCGAGTTTCGCACCGAGCCGCTCACGTCGGGCGCTTTTGGAACCGTTCGGAACCAGACGGCGACCAGTGGCAGCTTCACAGGCGGGCGCAACATCATCCAGCTCAACCAGCCGATCACCAAGCGCCGCATCATCATCGGCCGTACGGAGGTCGAATGGAAGCCTACCGAGCAGTTGACGATTGATGGTGACGCGATCTACTCGCAGGGGCGGCTGCGCGTGCCCAATGACTCGATCGAGTTCCGCACCCGCGATGCGCAGGCCGGCAACTATGCCTTCGGTTACGATACTTCGAAATTCTATCCCGTGTTCACTCCGCTTAATCCGCTGGCGAACCGCGATCCGGCCAACTTCTTCCTTCAGCAACAGCGCAGTCAGGAGTTGCGCACGCTGGAAAAAAGCGGTCAATTCCGCCTGAACGCCGCTTGGAGCAATGGCGACGCCCTGAAGCTGAAGGCCGGCGGCGTCTACCGCACCACCCAGCGCACCTTCAGCAACCGGCAGACCGATTACACTGCCGGCACTGGCTTTACCTACGCGCTCGACGCGATCGATGTGCCCGGTCCGGACAAGCTCATTCGCGATCAGTACGCGCTGACCCCGCGCATCGGCGTGCACGAGTACCAGAACTTCTTCGACACCAACCAGGGCCGCTTCGTCACCACCGTCCGCCCCGATAGCGGTGCGTACCAGGTTGAGGAGGATGTCTATGCAGGCTATCTGCAGGGCAGCGTCAAGTTCGGCGACCTGACGTTACTCGGCGGCCTTCGCTACGAACATACTAAGATCGGTTCGACGGGCATCCGCACGCAGGGCAGCACGCTGCACCCGGTCGAGACGGGCGGAAGTTACAGCAACTGGCTTCCGGGCGTTCACCTGCGCTGGGACGTGAACCCCGACTTCGTAGTCCGGGCCGCCTGGACCAACACGATCGGCCGCCCCGATTATGGCTCGATCGCGGCCTCGCAGAACCTCACCTTCGATGGCAGCCAAGCGCGCCTGGCGCGCGGCAATCCCGGCCTCAAGCCACGCAAGAGCGAGGGTTTCGACTTGAGCTTCGAAGCCTATCCGACTGACGGCCTGGTCTCCATCGCAGCGTTCTCGAAGTCGATCAAGGACGAGATCTTCTCGCTCACCGGTGTCGAGACACTGGACATCGGCCGGGGTGCCGAGCAAGTAATCGTTACCACCCCGCAGAATGCCGAAACAGCGCGTATCCGCGGCATTGAACTCTCTGCGCAGCAGGCGCTCACCTTCCTGCCCGGCGCGCTCAGCGGCTTCGGCGTAAGCGGTAACGTGACGCTCATCGACTCCAAGTTCACCTTCCTGACTTCGATCGGACCGCGCAGGACTGGCCTCTTCCTCCAGCCGGACGTGACCGCCAACGCCTCGATCTACTACCAGCGCGGCAAGTTCGAAGGTCGTGTTTCGTACAACTATATCGGTGGCTTCCTCGAGACGATCAACGACACCATTCCCGACGCTGACCAATATTGGAAAGGCCGAACCACTTTCGATGCCAACATTAGCTATCGCATCACGCCGGAATTGATGCTCTACGCCGAAGGGCAGAACCTGTCGGACGCTGGGCGGCGTGAGGTGGTCGGCCCTAACCAGGACTACCTGCAGGAATCGGCGGAATATGGCCGAACCTTCTTTTTCGGCGCCACAGTAAGCTTCTGA